One Elaeis guineensis isolate ETL-2024a chromosome 10, EG11, whole genome shotgun sequence genomic window carries:
- the LOC140852239 gene encoding cinnamoyl-CoA reductase 1-like, protein MIENWYFLSKTMAERAAWEYAEKNGLDLVTVCPSVVLGPLLQPTASTSGLFLIYVIKGGPEPMKNSLWNIVDVRDVADALLLAYEKPEASGRYLCAPYPINTRDLADLLKGMYPNYEYQKNIIEVPPNPPLTSEKLKKLGWKCRPLEETLSDAVECYREAGLLDEPEGRTSHFPPLFNFTGKTGPQVSAE, encoded by the exons ATGATTGAG AACTGGTATTTCCTTTCGAAGACAATGGCCGAACGTGCAGCTTGGGAGTATGCCGAGAAAAATGGGCTTGATCTTGTAACTGTTTGCCCGTCGGTGGTTTTAGGGCCATTGCTGCAACCTACAGCGAGCACTAGCGGCTTGTTTCTAATCTATGTTATAAAAG GAGGCCCAGAACCCATGAAGAACTCCCTCTGGAACATTGTCGATGTTCGAGATGTTGCTGATGCATTGCTTCTAGCATATGAGAAGCCAGAAGCATCTGGAAGATACCTTTGTGCACCTTATCCAATTAATACTCGAGATTTGGCAGACTTGCTGAAGGGCATGTATCCTAACTATGAATACCAAAAGAA TATCATTGAGGTACCACCAAATCCTCCACTGACCTCAGAGAAACTAAAGAAGTTGGGTTGGAAATGCAGGCCTCTGGAAGAAACTCTCAGCGATGCTGTTGAATGCTATAGAGAGGCAGGTCTTTTGGATGAACCAGAGGGCCGTACTTCTcattttcctcctctcttcaaTTTTACAGGCAAGACTGGACCTCAAGTATCTGCCGAATAA